A genomic segment from Salvia splendens isolate huo1 chromosome 13, SspV2, whole genome shotgun sequence encodes:
- the LOC121760216 gene encoding isochorismate synthase, chloroplastic-like isoform X1, which yields MAAGTTRQCIGRFMDIEPMKFSFSSPTAIARQSVHLPNHRYSSLSMNGCGGDPRAPLGLIETRTLGAAPTPAVAADRLNSALYDLKTASPTSDSGIIRIEVPIVQQIEALEWLSCQNHTLLPRCYFSGRDSNDIDHNDTSQKQKLVSVAGLGSAVSFRHLRPFSLDDWHSIKRFLSKNSPLIRAYGAMRFDARSDIAPEWEGFGSFYFMVPQVEFNEFEGSSMIAATIAWDNRLSRTYEEAIAALEATMWQVSSLVQRINGTSHRAVVLHQAHVPSKASWDSAVKQALDIITTKNSSLVKVVLARSSRVLTTVEIDPLEWLTSLQVEGVNAYQFCLQPPESPAFIGNTPERLFYRNRLSVCSEALAGTRARGGTESLDLQIGQDLLSSAKDHHEFSVVRESIRRKLEDVCSSTVVKPSKVLRKLPRVQHLYAKLTGTLQKEDDEFKILSSLHPTPAVCGLPAEEARVLISKTEMFDRGMYAGPVGWFSGAESEFAVGIRSALVGKDSGAILYAGTGIVEGSDSSLEWKELELKTSQFTKLMKHEAPLVPMREIVEL from the exons ATGGCAGCAGGTACAACTAGACAATGCATTGGCCGTTTCATGGACATTGAGCCCATGAAATTTTCTTTCTCATCCCCAACTGCAATTGCAAGACAATCAGTCCATCTCCCTAATCAT AGATATAGCTCCTTGTCCATGAATGGCTGCGGCGGCGATCCTCGAGCCCCTCTCGGCCTTATTGAAACCCGGACGCTTGGCGCTGCCCCCACTCCAGCTGTGGCGGCCGACCGCCTCAACTCCGCTCTCTACGACCTCAAGACCGCCTCTCCGACGTCGGATTCCGGCATTATTAGGATTGAG GTTCCGATCGTGCAGCAGATAGAAGCTCTTGAGTGGCTGTCATGCCAGAACCACACTCTCCTTCCTCGCTGTTACTTTTCCGGCAGAGATTCCAACGATATCGACCATAACGATACTTCTCAGAAGCAGAAGCTGGTCAGTGTTGCCGGCCTTGGCTCTGCTGTCTCCTTCCGCCATCTCCGCCCCTTCTCCTTGGACGATTGGCATTCCATCAAAAG GTTCTTGTCCAAAAATAGTCCATTGATTCGTGCTTATGGCGCAATGCGATTTGATGCAAGGTCTGATATAGCTCCCGAGTGGGAGGGTTTCGGTTCTTTCTACTTCATGGTCCCTCAA GTTGAGTTCAATGAGTTCGAAGGAAGTTCAATGATCGCAGCTACTATCGCATGGGACAATCGCCTATCAAGGACCTACGAAGAAGCCATTGCTGCACTTGAGGCTACCATGTGGCAG GTTTCGTCGCTTGTCCAGCGAATAAACGGAACAAGCCATCGTGCTGTTGTGCTCCACCAGGCTCATGTTCCCAGTAAAGCTTCATGGGATTCAGCTGTTAAGCAAGCTCTGGACATCATAACTACGAAAAACTCATCGCTCGTTAAG GTTGTTCTTGCACGTAGCAGCAGAGTACTGACCACGGTTGAGATTGATCCGTTGGAGTGGCTCACAAGCTTACAG GTAGAAGGGGTCAATGCGTATCAGTTCTGTCTTCAACCTCCCGAATCGCCAGCATTCATTGGCAACACT CCAGAGCGACTATTCTATCGAAACCGGCTTAGTGTCTGCAGTGAGGCTTTGGCTGGAACACGAGCTAGAGGTGGAACTGAGTCTCTAGATTTACAGATAGGACAAGATTTACTTTCCAG TGCCAAAGACCACCATGAGTTCTCTGTAGTAAGAGAAAGTATACGAAGAAAGCTCGAG gATGTTTGTTCCAGCACAGTTGTTAAGCCTAGCAAGGTTCTACGTAAACTTCCACGCGTTCAACATCTTTATGCGAAACTGACTGGCACACTGCAGAAAGAAGATGATGAG TTTAAGATTTTGTCTTCCCTGCATCCAACTCCTGCTGTGTGTGGCCTTCCAGCAGAGGAGGCGCGGGTGTTGATATCAAAAACTG AAATGTTTGATCGTGGAATGTATGCCGGCCCTGTTGGATGGTTTAGTGGTGCAGAGAGTGAGTTTGCTGTGGGAATAAGGTCAGCACTGGTTGGAAAG GATTCTGGCGCGATACTCTATGCTGGAACCGGGATCGTAGAAGGAAGCGATTCTTCCCTAGAATGGAAAGAACTCGAGCTGAAGACTTCACAG TTCACCAAACTGATGAAACACGAGGCACCTCTTGTACCAATGAGGGAGATAGTCGAACTCTAA
- the LOC121760216 gene encoding isochorismate synthase, chloroplastic-like isoform X2 yields the protein MAAGTTRQCIGRFMDIEPMKFSFSSPTAIARQSVHLPNHRYSSLSMNGCGGDPRAPLGLIETRTLGAAPTPAVAADRLNSALYDLKTASPTSDSGIIRIEVPIVQQIEALEWLSCQNHTLLPRCYFSGRDSNDIDHNDTSQKQKLVSVAGLGSAVSFRHLRPFSLDDWHSIKRFLSKNSPLIRAYGAMRFDARSDIAPEWEGFGSFYFMVPQVEFNEFEGSSMIAATIAWDNRLSRTYEEAIAALEATMWQVSSLVQRINGTSHRAVVLHQAHVPSKASWDSAVKQALDIITTKNSSLVKVVLARSSRVLTTVEIDPLEWLTSLQVEGVNAYQFCLQPPESPAFIGNTPERLFYRNRLSVCSEALAGTRARGGTESLDLQIGQDLLSSAKDHHEFSVVRESIRRKLEDVCSSTVVKPSKVLRKLPRVQHLYAKLTGTLQKEDDEFACFTV from the exons ATGGCAGCAGGTACAACTAGACAATGCATTGGCCGTTTCATGGACATTGAGCCCATGAAATTTTCTTTCTCATCCCCAACTGCAATTGCAAGACAATCAGTCCATCTCCCTAATCAT AGATATAGCTCCTTGTCCATGAATGGCTGCGGCGGCGATCCTCGAGCCCCTCTCGGCCTTATTGAAACCCGGACGCTTGGCGCTGCCCCCACTCCAGCTGTGGCGGCCGACCGCCTCAACTCCGCTCTCTACGACCTCAAGACCGCCTCTCCGACGTCGGATTCCGGCATTATTAGGATTGAG GTTCCGATCGTGCAGCAGATAGAAGCTCTTGAGTGGCTGTCATGCCAGAACCACACTCTCCTTCCTCGCTGTTACTTTTCCGGCAGAGATTCCAACGATATCGACCATAACGATACTTCTCAGAAGCAGAAGCTGGTCAGTGTTGCCGGCCTTGGCTCTGCTGTCTCCTTCCGCCATCTCCGCCCCTTCTCCTTGGACGATTGGCATTCCATCAAAAG GTTCTTGTCCAAAAATAGTCCATTGATTCGTGCTTATGGCGCAATGCGATTTGATGCAAGGTCTGATATAGCTCCCGAGTGGGAGGGTTTCGGTTCTTTCTACTTCATGGTCCCTCAA GTTGAGTTCAATGAGTTCGAAGGAAGTTCAATGATCGCAGCTACTATCGCATGGGACAATCGCCTATCAAGGACCTACGAAGAAGCCATTGCTGCACTTGAGGCTACCATGTGGCAG GTTTCGTCGCTTGTCCAGCGAATAAACGGAACAAGCCATCGTGCTGTTGTGCTCCACCAGGCTCATGTTCCCAGTAAAGCTTCATGGGATTCAGCTGTTAAGCAAGCTCTGGACATCATAACTACGAAAAACTCATCGCTCGTTAAG GTTGTTCTTGCACGTAGCAGCAGAGTACTGACCACGGTTGAGATTGATCCGTTGGAGTGGCTCACAAGCTTACAG GTAGAAGGGGTCAATGCGTATCAGTTCTGTCTTCAACCTCCCGAATCGCCAGCATTCATTGGCAACACT CCAGAGCGACTATTCTATCGAAACCGGCTTAGTGTCTGCAGTGAGGCTTTGGCTGGAACACGAGCTAGAGGTGGAACTGAGTCTCTAGATTTACAGATAGGACAAGATTTACTTTCCAG TGCCAAAGACCACCATGAGTTCTCTGTAGTAAGAGAAAGTATACGAAGAAAGCTCGAG gATGTTTGTTCCAGCACAGTTGTTAAGCCTAGCAAGGTTCTACGTAAACTTCCACGCGTTCAACATCTTTATGCGAAACTGACTGGCACACTGCAGAAAGAAGATGATGAG TTTGCCTGCTTTACAGTTTAA